The Primulina eburnea isolate SZY01 unplaced genomic scaffold, ASM2296580v1 ctg811_ERROPOS673944, whole genome shotgun sequence genome contains the following window.
CAGTCACCGCACACATATGGTACACCAGAAGAGATATTAGGCATACCTCTTACTGCATCGTACTTACTCAAGTTTTTCAgggttttgaaatttgcatgtccgagtttttgatgccaaagatcaatttcagtgatttgcacatgtttgcatgaaaggTCTTCTCCTATTTGGTAGCAATTGTCTGAGGACCTTGTACCTGTCATAATACACACATTCAATTCATCAAAGACTTCACAGTTATGtttatcaaatttaacaaacaaattatcatcacataattggcttatgcttataaaatttgaattcaATCCTTCAACATGGAGCACATTGTGAAGCCTTGGCAGTCCTTCAACATTCAGTGTACCTTTTCCTACAATTCTTCCTTTTTCTCCCCCTCCATAGGTCACTCTACCACACTTTTGTTCAACATAATCGATTAGACGTTCTTTAGAACcggtcatgtggcgtgagcttccactatcaaagtaccaatGACCTGTAGTATTAGTTTTCAATGAAGTGTAGACAACTTTACAGTGAGTTTTTACCTTTGGAACCCAAATTTGTCTTACTGTAGGTCGATGATAGGAGGTGTTGCGGGAAATGTTGTGCAACATTCGGGGCAACATCCGACTCGACCTTTGGTTCATGCAGTCATTCCTGAGCTTAAAACAATAGGGCCTTATATGACCAGGCTTAAAGCAGTAATGACAAACATACCTGCGTTTTCGTTTCTTAGCAATTGGAGCAGCAGGTTGTCTTTTTGGTGAAGATCTTTTGCTTGGAGAGTTGATTTGCGGTTGTGGAGATGGAGATGTATCAGTTTTTTCTTTCACAAAAACAGTAGACTTAGAAGATTCACCTATTTCAAACACACTGACTTTGAATCCCAGACCTTTCTTGTCATCTCTTCCCACTGAAAGAATGGTTTCAAGCTTTGATGTGCTCGAATTAAACTTGGACAGGGTTTCAGTTGCCTTCTGAAGTTCTTCTTTGATATGACCAAGTTCTAAATCCTTTTTGCTCAAAACTACCTCGAGTTTAGCAACCACTGCTTTTAGATCAGCATTTTCTTTCGCCACCGATTTCAGTTCGGCATTTTCTTTCATGAGATTTGCATTAAGCTTGTTTCTTTTGGTCCAATCTTCAAACAATTCTTCATAAAGCTCCTGGACACTTTCAAAAGTAAGTTCTTCACCATCAACCTCCAAATCTTCTTCACTCAGTCAAGTTACCAGAAACTGTAGAGTTGAAGCAGACTGATTTTTCACAAATGTTGCGGCCAGGTGTAGCAACACCTAAAGGATTCACTTGTAGCAAGCGGGTTTCTGTCAGTAGTGCAGTCAGGGAGGTTTGATTGTCTTCATCAGTGGTCTTCTCCTCAAGATCTGATTCTTCATCGCTTAGAGATGCATTGTAGCCTTTGTTCTTGCGTAATCTGTTTGCACACTCATTTGCGTAGTGACCGAAACCTTGGCATTCTCTACACTGCACCGAATCATACTTCCTTGGTTTAAATTGTCCCCTGCCTTCGTTCCTTGTTTGGATTTGTAGCTTCGCAGGAAATCTTTGTGGCTTTTCAGGTACAGGGAGGCTCGGAGACTTGGATGACTGTGCATCCTTCTTATCTCGGATTCTCTTCAAGTAATCACCAAATTTCTTTATGATGAAGGAGATAGAGTCCTCGCAGAGATCAGAATCATTGACTTCTTGGGATATTTGAAGGAGTTCATTGTAGGAGTCATTTGAAGTTTGAAGTGCAATTGTcttccctttatccttcttTTGCATGTCCAGGTTCATCTCAAACGTGCGTAGTGAGCTGATAAGATCTTCCACTGACATCTTAGACGTGTCCTTAGCTTCATCTTTTGCGCAGATTTTTATGTTGAACCTTTCAGGCAGAGAACGGAGGATTTTGCTTACTAGACGCTCACTTGAGATAGCTTCTCCAGCACTGAATGCCTCATTAGCAATCTCCCGTAGGCGACGATCGTACTCGAGTATGCTTTCAGATTCTTCCATCCTCATCATCTCGAATTTGGAGGTAAGCAGCCTTAGTCTGGTTCGTCTCACACTCTCAGACCCTTCACAATGACATTGAAGGATATCCCATGCACTTTTAGCCGAAGTACAGTTTGTGATTAAACTGAACATGATCTTATCAACCGA
Protein-coding sequences here:
- the LOC140822404 gene encoding uncharacterized protein: MDISFASAALRPPVLDGTNYSLWKVKIRYYIKSLDERAWQRVINGRTPPVVMDQEGDKRPKPETDWTADEVQNSNHNSKTLNAIFTSVDKIMFSLITNCTSAKSAWDILQCHCEGSESVRRTRLRLLTSKFEMMRMEESESILEYDRRLREIANEAFSAGEAISSERLVSKILRSLPERFNIKICAKDEAKDTSKMSVEDLISSLRTFEMNLDMQKKDKGKTIALQTSNDSYNELLQISQEVNDSDLCEDSISFIIKKFGDYLKRIRDKKDAQSSKSPSLPVPEKPQRFPAKLQIQTRNEGRGQFKPRKYDSVQCRECQGFGHYANECANRLRKNKGYNASLSDEESDLEEKTTDEDNQTSLTALLTETRLLQVNPLGVATPGRNIYLEVDGEELTFESVQELYEELFEDWTKRNKLNANLMKENAELKSVAKENADLKAVVAKLEVVLSKKDLELGHIKEELQKATETLSKFNSSTSKLETILSVGRDDKKGLGFKVSVFEIGESSKSTVFVKEKTDTSPSPQPQINSPSKRSSPKRQPAAPIAKKRKRRNDCMNQRSSRMLPRMLHNISRNTSYHRPTVRQIWVPKVKTHCKVVYTSLKTNTTGHWYFDSGSSRHMTGSKERLIDYVEQKCGRVTYGGGEKGRIVGKGTLNVEGLPRLHNVQGPQTIATK